Below is a genomic region from Isosphaeraceae bacterium EP7.
TGAGCCGCGTCCGGGGGCCGATTCGACTTGTGAGGCTCGGCTTGCTGCATTAGGATTCCGCCCGGTCGGCTCCCCACCCGACCGTTTGGCGGGATCGCCGGTGCGCGGCGGTTTGGTCCATTCGGGCTAATTCCGCGGGCGATTCCCCCCATCCGCTCCTTTCAAGGAAGAAAGGACAACTGACGTGGCGGCCACGCTCGAACAACTCGCGGCCCTGGTGCGCGGACGTCTCATCGGCGATGGGAAGGTCTCCATCCAGTCCGCCCGGCCGGTCGCAGAGGCCGGACCAGGCGATATTACGTTCATCGAGAGCGAGCGCTACGGCAAGCTCCTGCGCGGCTCGACGGCCAGCGCGGCGCTCGTCGGCCCGCACCTGAAGCTCTCGGCCGAATACGCGCCCGGCTTCCCCGTCATCGAGGTCTCCGACCCGATCGACGCCTTCATGGCCGTGCGCAACCACCTCGACGACGAGAAGCCCCCGCGCTGGGTGGGCATCCATCACCGCTCGTACGTCGCCCCGTCCGCGAAGCTCGGAGCGGATGTCGCGATCTATCCGCTCGCTTACGTGGGCGAGGACGTTGTCGTCGGTGAAGGGTGCACCATCCATCCCGGCGCGGTTGTCGGAAACCGCTGTCGACTCGGCCAGGGGGTCATCCTCCACCCCAACGTCGTCCTCTACGACGACGTGACCCTGGGCGACCGCACCGAGGTCCACGCCGGCACCGTCCTGGGCGGCGACGGCTTCAAGTACCGCACCGTCGAGGGCCGCCACCTCAAGGTCCCGCACACAGGGCGCGTCGAAGTCGGCTCCGACGTCGAGATCGGCTCCAACTGCGCCATCGACCGCGGCACCTTCGGCGCCACCAAGATCGGCGACGGGACCAAGATCGACAACCTGGTCATGATCGCCCACAACAACGTCATCGGCCGCCACAACCTACTCTGCGGCCAGGTCGGCATCGCCGGCAGCTGCACCACCGGCGACCACGTGATCATGGCCGGCCAGGCCGGCATCAAGGATCACACCGAGATCGGCGACAAGGTCATCGTCGGCGCCCAGTCCGGGGTCCATCGCAACGTCCCGAGCAACCAACAGGTCCTCGGCTCCCCCGCGATCCCCCTCCGTGACCAGCGCCGGATCTTCCAGATGACCGCCCGCCTCCCGGACATGCAACGCCAGCTCCGCGAGCTGACCGCCCGCGTCGCCCAGCTCATGGGCAGCAACAACCTGCCCGCCGCGGCCGAGCCCGTGCCGGCCCAGCCCGACGACCCGACCGGCTTCTGATCGATGCCCACATCGCCCCCTTCGAGGACCGAGCCGGTGGCAACGACGACCGCACCGGGCCCCCGAGCCACGACCCCCGCGCGGGCCGACTCGCCCGTCGGCCTGATCGCCGGCAGCGGCCGATTCCCGATCCTCTTCGCCCAGGCCGCCCGGGCGCAGGGGCTCCGGGTCGCCTGCGTCGGCATCCGCCACGAGGCGCCGCCCGAGCTTCGTGAGATGTGCGACTCTTATGACGAGGTCGGCATCAGCCACCTTGGCGGGATGATCCGCGCCTTCCGTCGACGCGGCGTCGAGCGTGCGGTGATGGCGGGCAAGGTCACGAAGAACGTGATGTACACCCCGCGCCGGTTCCTCCAGCTCTGGCCCGACCTGCGGATGATCCGCTTCTGGTACGGCCGCCTCGGCGACAAGAAGGACGACTCGATCCTGCTTGGCGTCATCGCCGAGTTCGAACGCGACGGGATCCCCTTCGGATCGGCCCTGGACTACTGCCCGGAGCTCCTCGTGACCGCTGGAACCCTCACACGCCGCCAGCCGACCACCAAGGAACGGCTCGACATCGACTTTGGCTGGACCCTGGCCAAGGAGATGGGCCGCCTCGACGTCGGCCAGTCCGTCGCCGTCAAGGAACTGGCCACCCTCGCCATCGAGGCCATCGAGGGCACCGACCGCTGCATCGAGCGGGCCGGCCACCTCTGCAAGTCGGGCGGCTGGACCCTCGTCAAGGTCGCCAAGCCCCAGCAAGATATGCGCTTCGACGTCCCCACCGTCGGCATCACCACCATCGAGAATCTCCACAAGGCCGGAGCCCGGGTCCTCGCCATCGAAGCCAGCCGGACCATCGTCATCGACCAGCCCGACGTCGTGAAGCTGGCCGACAAATACGGGATGACCATCATCGCCCTCGACCCCGACGCCCGCTGAGTTTATTCCATCGTTTTGGCCGCGTGTCCTTGTAATTTAGTCTGACCTCATTCCACTTCGTCGCCTGCCGAGCTTCTTGCAGAATACTTTCAACATATTACATAATTTTGCATGTTCCCCTTCCTGGGTTGCTCTCATCCCCACCTTCGCGGTGAGGGCCCGACGGGCGTCGTCGTCGTCGAGCTGAACGACCCGGCGTGGGAATTTGGTGGTCGTGGTCGTCACACCTCAGGATGCGAATTGAGTTGGACTGCGGTTCGCGAGTTTTCGATCGAGCAGGGTTTCCAGCGCATCGGTGCCAGTTTTGGAAATTGTTGTGTGGCTACGGGCTTACGACTCGGAATTTCTCGGGCCGAATCATCATTCGTGCGATTTGTGGCGCAGAATTGGAGGAGGTCATCTTTCAGTAATCGTCGCAGATTATCCTCAAGAGAAAGAGCCCCCGATGAATTCCGAAAACTCGAGGCTCGAG
It encodes:
- the lpxI gene encoding UDP-2,3-diacylglucosamine diphosphatase LpxI (LpxI, functionally equivalent to LpxH, replaces it in LPS biosynthesis in a minority of bacteria.), which encodes MATTTAPGPRATTPARADSPVGLIAGSGRFPILFAQAARAQGLRVACVGIRHEAPPELREMCDSYDEVGISHLGGMIRAFRRRGVERAVMAGKVTKNVMYTPRRFLQLWPDLRMIRFWYGRLGDKKDDSILLGVIAEFERDGIPFGSALDYCPELLVTAGTLTRRQPTTKERLDIDFGWTLAKEMGRLDVGQSVAVKELATLAIEAIEGTDRCIERAGHLCKSGGWTLVKVAKPQQDMRFDVPTVGITTIENLHKAGARVLAIEASRTIVIDQPDVVKLADKYGMTIIALDPDAR
- the lpxD gene encoding UDP-3-O-(3-hydroxymyristoyl)glucosamine N-acyltransferase, whose translation is MAATLEQLAALVRGRLIGDGKVSIQSARPVAEAGPGDITFIESERYGKLLRGSTASAALVGPHLKLSAEYAPGFPVIEVSDPIDAFMAVRNHLDDEKPPRWVGIHHRSYVAPSAKLGADVAIYPLAYVGEDVVVGEGCTIHPGAVVGNRCRLGQGVILHPNVVLYDDVTLGDRTEVHAGTVLGGDGFKYRTVEGRHLKVPHTGRVEVGSDVEIGSNCAIDRGTFGATKIGDGTKIDNLVMIAHNNVIGRHNLLCGQVGIAGSCTTGDHVIMAGQAGIKDHTEIGDKVIVGAQSGVHRNVPSNQQVLGSPAIPLRDQRRIFQMTARLPDMQRQLRELTARVAQLMGSNNLPAAAEPVPAQPDDPTGF